A single genomic interval of Koleobacter methoxysyntrophicus harbors:
- a CDS encoding L,D-transpeptidase family protein produces the protein MKKIKGNEPTKIHIFTGNAMMIFSLMLSLAFNNIMLNSFNYLNAISAGNVLEKRAEVFNEKANPVPLRQDMSISSNITAYLKPGEEITLLEGRKNWFYVETIDGKKGFIDNRYVKTNYLPPINFNGDFKDRIVLSQSKQRLFIIRNNRVEKEFIISSGLDDTPTPNGIFIIEPGRRGSWFYSEKYKQGGKYWVGFRGNYLFHSIPMDRNQNIIAEELQKIGQPASHGCIRMLVEDAEWFYKNIPDGMPVIIRP, from the coding sequence TGCCATGATGATTTTTTCCCTTATGCTCTCCCTTGCCTTTAATAATATAATGCTTAACAGCTTCAATTATTTAAATGCAATCTCCGCAGGGAATGTTCTGGAAAAAAGGGCCGAGGTTTTTAATGAAAAGGCCAATCCTGTCCCCCTGAGGCAGGATATGAGCATATCTTCAAATATAACAGCCTATTTAAAACCGGGAGAGGAAATAACACTCCTTGAAGGAAGAAAAAACTGGTTCTATGTTGAAACAATTGACGGGAAAAAAGGGTTCATTGATAACAGATACGTAAAAACTAACTACCTCCCGCCTATCAATTTTAATGGCGATTTTAAGGACAGAATCGTTTTATCCCAATCCAAACAGAGATTGTTCATAATCAGGAATAATAGGGTAGAAAAAGAATTTATAATTTCTTCAGGTTTAGATGATACCCCTACTCCTAACGGCATATTTATTATTGAACCGGGGAGACGGGGAAGTTGGTTTTATTCAGAGAAATACAAGCAGGGCGGTAAATACTGGGTAGGTTTTAGAGGAAATTATCTCTTCCATTCTATTCCTATGGACAGGAATCAAAATATAATAGCAGAAGAATTACAGAAAATTGGACAACCCGCATCCCACGGTTGCATAAGGATGTTGGTTGAAGATGCTGAATGGTTTTATAAAAATATACCTGATGGGATGCCGGTCATAATAAGGCCGTAA
- a CDS encoding glycoside hydrolase family 125 protein, protein MNTNKIITRPEELDRNERVLYSGNHYISVPIIDCKDGAIKNINITSLSCKALVELKGRQFLFQPFFYKEGNEVKIKKVDISKEHYYLPQLTFFLENGIKITARIYADLKEKGLIYDFEASEKLEIRLYCDIRYVSLLRFNSHNIEARKLLKRDKWLGNPVIDIVSPRISFAMAFGGSEGFDSCYLEEEQMLILKIPCATRNCFYISINSDPDGASTTLVHLRRKGFKAIYSEFTGWLKQKTIPYSIDPILETRLNENLFFNYFYSIAKDMESDRYVALTSRSPRYYVSGAFWERDSFLWSFPAIKLVDPRLHRQLVREMIILHSKNAGDHAHYIDGTVLYPGFELDQAASYFIAIDGLEEDCFDDALLKALERVLERIEEEYDPDTGLYKTFLLPSDDPAEYPLVTIDNVILWRGFKNLREAFLKKGLKDKAGFLEGRIKGIYEGIYKYLTGNVEGKKMFLWSSDGKGNYRLYNDPPGNLGLLCFYGFVDRDDPVFKNTIEYYYSSRYPYYFEDAIIRELACDHHPNTPSGLGLCGSILNPLKTKEALEWLKKADMDYGLLAESFDRYTGEGKTGVGFATGSGYLAHSLYHVLIKEERHYEGSLDRMAEK, encoded by the coding sequence ATGAATACAAACAAAATAATTACCAGGCCTGAAGAATTAGACAGGAATGAACGGGTACTGTATTCAGGGAATCATTATATAAGCGTACCTATTATTGACTGTAAGGACGGTGCCATAAAGAATATAAACATCACATCTCTGTCATGTAAAGCCCTGGTTGAACTGAAAGGCCGTCAGTTTTTGTTTCAACCCTTTTTCTATAAAGAGGGCAATGAAGTAAAAATTAAAAAAGTGGATATATCAAAGGAACATTACTATCTACCACAACTTACCTTTTTTCTTGAAAACGGGATTAAAATAACGGCGAGAATATATGCTGACTTAAAGGAAAAGGGATTGATTTATGATTTTGAAGCTTCGGAGAAGTTGGAAATACGGCTTTACTGTGATATCAGGTATGTTAGCCTTTTGCGCTTTAATTCCCATAATATAGAAGCCCGGAAATTATTAAAGAGGGATAAATGGCTGGGCAATCCCGTTATAGATATTGTTTCTCCAAGGATTTCTTTTGCTATGGCTTTTGGAGGAAGTGAAGGCTTTGATTCTTGTTACCTGGAAGAGGAACAGATGCTGATTTTAAAAATACCGTGTGCTACCAGAAACTGTTTCTATATTAGCATAAATTCCGATCCGGACGGGGCTTCTACAACCCTGGTTCATTTAAGGAGAAAAGGATTTAAAGCGATATACAGTGAATTCACAGGCTGGCTGAAACAAAAAACCATACCCTATTCTATAGACCCTATCTTAGAAACCAGGCTGAATGAAAACCTCTTTTTCAACTATTTTTACTCTATTGCAAAGGATATGGAGAGCGACAGGTATGTGGCATTAACCTCAAGGAGTCCCCGCTATTATGTATCGGGGGCCTTTTGGGAAAGGGATAGCTTTTTATGGTCCTTTCCTGCCATAAAACTCGTAGATCCCCGGCTGCACCGGCAGCTTGTTAGAGAAATGATCATATTGCACAGCAAGAATGCAGGAGACCATGCCCACTATATTGATGGGACCGTGTTATATCCGGGGTTTGAGCTGGATCAGGCGGCCAGCTACTTTATCGCTATAGATGGTCTGGAAGAAGATTGTTTTGATGATGCGTTATTGAAGGCCCTTGAAAGGGTTTTAGAACGAATAGAAGAAGAATATGACCCCGATACGGGGCTTTACAAGACCTTCCTGCTTCCTTCTGATGACCCTGCAGAATATCCCCTGGTTACCATTGACAATGTCATTCTATGGAGGGGGTTTAAGAATTTAAGAGAAGCTTTTTTGAAAAAAGGTCTTAAAGATAAGGCGGGGTTTTTAGAAGGAAGAATAAAGGGCATTTATGAAGGCATCTATAAATACCTAACGGGTAATGTAGAAGGAAAGAAGATGTTTTTATGGTCTTCCGACGGCAAAGGTAATTACAGGCTGTATAACGATCCCCCGGGTAATCTAGGGCTCCTTTGTTTTTATGGGTTTGTAGATAGAGATGACCCCGTATTTAAGAATACTATAGAATATTATTATTCCTCAAGATATCCCTACTACTTTGAAGATGCAATAATAAGGGAATTAGCCTGTGACCATCACCCCAATACGCCTTCGGGTCTCGGATTGTGCGGGAGTATTTTGAACCCCTTAAAAACGAAAGAGGCCCTTGAATGGTTAAAGAAGGCTGATATGGATTACGGTCTCCTTGCTGAAAGCTTTGATAGATATACGGGAGAGGGGAAGACAGGGGTAGGTTTTGCAACAGGTTCCGGTTATCTTGCCCATTCACTCTATCATGTTTTGATTAAGGAGGAACGGCATTATGAAGGTAGCCTCGATAGAATGGCAGAAAAGTGA
- the coaD gene encoding pantetheine-phosphate adenylyltransferase, translating into MGTAIYPGSFDPVTNGHLDIIERGSRLFGHLIVAILKNPKKDYLFSTEERMYMLRESTRHLHNVEIDSFSGLLVEYANVKKAQVIIKGLRAISDFEYEFQMAMINKKLSPGVETLFMMTNNKYSYLSSSVVKEIALFHGNVNSLVPPIVSEFIYEKIKNKYGEGLAQRGESPKYYVDDLDDDELMELIFQGTK; encoded by the coding sequence ATGGGAACGGCAATTTATCCTGGAAGCTTTGACCCGGTAACAAACGGTCATCTGGATATAATAGAAAGAGGTTCAAGGCTGTTTGGCCATCTAATTGTAGCTATTTTAAAAAACCCTAAAAAGGATTATCTCTTCAGCACTGAAGAGAGGATGTATATGTTAAGGGAATCAACGCGACATTTACATAATGTTGAGATAGACAGTTTTTCCGGTTTATTAGTGGAATATGCAAACGTCAAAAAAGCACAAGTAATTATAAAAGGTCTGAGAGCAATATCCGATTTTGAATACGAATTTCAGATGGCCATGATTAACAAAAAACTGTCTCCGGGAGTTGAAACACTTTTTATGATGACGAATAATAAGTATTCATATCTGAGTTCGAGTGTAGTAAAGGAGATAGCACTCTTTCATGGTAATGTAAATTCTCTGGTTCCACCCATCGTCTCCGAATTTATTTATGAAAAAATAAAGAATAAATACGGTGAAGGTCTTGCTCAAAGAGGGGAAAGTCCCAAATACTATGTGGATGACCTTGATGACGATGAATTGATGGAGCTAATATTTCAGGGTACGAAATAA
- a CDS encoding nitrilase-related carbon-nitrogen hydrolase produces MSIETFLERWFDKKISLKKIEHYCRKLGMRKRTYVNNINSENIRVSCVQRQIQPVKNIEGYIDILNDFVKRAVEKDSRIIVFPEYNFFDLLGLIPGFSLLNRYLNRKALRVSSKCRESNKDSNNPFASAVFSGISRPVEKGIKKIISLLAEGYGLYIYTGSYLLKEKGKIYNAGSLFGPDGHCIGTQKKIHLTDFEERIGIERGTEMEVYTLPFGKVVFPICMDATYFETFQIARELGADLIILPIANMEEYNMWKALRGIWPRVQESYVYGLKASLNGWIAGLHFTGKAGIFAPLSITPNKDGVVALSSHHEGNFLITGELNIKRLYEARNRAEYHGDKNPDFERGYIEKTYFGVRGWNNGR; encoded by the coding sequence ATGAGTATAGAAACTTTTTTAGAACGATGGTTCGATAAAAAAATATCCCTGAAAAAAATAGAACATTACTGCAGGAAATTGGGGATGAGAAAAAGAACTTATGTGAATAATATCAACTCAGAAAATATTCGGGTTTCGTGTGTTCAAAGGCAGATACAACCGGTAAAGAACATAGAAGGATATATAGATATACTAAACGACTTTGTAAAACGGGCGGTAGAGAAAGATAGCCGGATTATTGTTTTCCCCGAGTACAACTTTTTCGATTTATTAGGTCTCATTCCCGGATTCAGTCTGTTAAACCGATACTTAAATAGAAAGGCATTAAGGGTCAGTTCAAAATGCAGAGAATCAAATAAAGACAGTAATAATCCCTTTGCTTCTGCTGTTTTCAGCGGAATTTCTCGGCCTGTAGAAAAGGGGATAAAAAAAATAATATCCCTTTTAGCAGAAGGGTATGGATTGTATATTTATACCGGCAGCTATCTTCTAAAGGAAAAAGGGAAGATTTACAATGCCGGTTCCCTTTTCGGACCTGACGGGCACTGTATAGGTACCCAGAAGAAGATTCACCTCACTGACTTCGAAGAGAGGATAGGGATAGAAAGAGGGACAGAAATGGAGGTCTATACCCTGCCTTTTGGCAAAGTAGTGTTCCCCATCTGTATGGATGCTACTTACTTTGAAACCTTTCAAATAGCCAGAGAGCTGGGAGCCGATCTGATCATTTTGCCCATTGCCAATATGGAAGAATATAATATGTGGAAGGCCCTTAGAGGGATTTGGCCCAGGGTGCAGGAATCTTATGTCTACGGCCTTAAGGCCTCATTAAACGGATGGATCGCAGGATTGCATTTTACAGGGAAAGCGGGGATATTTGCACCTTTATCCATAACCCCTAATAAGGATGGGGTTGTGGCCTTATCATCTCATCATGAAGGGAATTTCCTTATAACCGGTGAGCTTAACATAAAAAGGTTGTATGAAGCGCGAAACAGGGCTGAATACCACGGAGATAAAAATCCCGACTTCGAAAGGGGATATATCGAAAAAACATATTTTGGGGTTAGGGGATGGAACAATGGAAGGTAG
- the smpB gene encoding SsrA-binding protein SmpB, with translation MRQSKDLITNRKARHDFHIEETYEAGIALTGTEVKSLRAGKGNLKDSYARIENGELLLYNMHISQYEQGNRFNHDPTRTRKLLMHKREIMRLFGYVKEKGYSLVPLRVYVNERGKVKVEIALAKGKKLYDKRQDIARRDAERDMEKVFKEKQYY, from the coding sequence ATGCGCCAATCTAAGGACCTTATAACGAACAGAAAAGCAAGGCATGATTTCCATATCGAAGAAACCTATGAAGCCGGTATTGCCCTTACGGGGACGGAAGTTAAATCCCTGAGAGCGGGAAAAGGCAACCTGAAGGATAGCTATGCCAGGATTGAAAATGGCGAACTTTTGCTGTATAATATGCATATAAGCCAATATGAGCAGGGCAACAGGTTTAATCACGATCCCACAAGAACCAGAAAGCTTCTCATGCATAAAAGAGAAATCATGAGGCTTTTTGGGTATGTCAAGGAAAAGGGTTATTCTTTAGTGCCCCTTAGGGTGTATGTCAATGAAAGAGGTAAGGTTAAAGTTGAAATAGCCCTGGCGAAGGGCAAGAAATTGTACGATAAACGCCAGGATATAGCGAGACGGGACGCAGAAAGGGATATGGAAAAGGTCTTTAAGGAAAAGCAGTATTATTGA
- a CDS encoding HD domain-containing protein: MDRQEALKLVKKEVKNRNLVKHMLAAEAVMAMLAEHFGEDKNKWALAGLLHDIDYDYTKDNPEKHSLVGGEMLKKLGVDEEIVHAVISHNEHEGYERKSLLDKALYATDPLTGLIVAAALIHPDKKLASIDTQFVLNRFGEKSFARGANREQIASCTDIGLELEEFVDLGLKAMKDISDELGL; encoded by the coding sequence ATGGATAGACAGGAAGCATTAAAACTGGTGAAAAAAGAAGTTAAGAACAGGAATCTGGTAAAACACATGCTGGCTGCTGAAGCCGTTATGGCCATGCTTGCAGAACATTTTGGGGAAGATAAAAACAAATGGGCTCTAGCCGGCCTCCTGCATGATATAGATTATGATTATACCAAGGATAACCCTGAAAAACACAGTCTTGTTGGGGGAGAAATGCTTAAAAAACTGGGGGTAGACGAGGAAATTGTACATGCCGTAATTTCCCATAATGAACATGAAGGATATGAAAGAAAAAGCCTTTTAGATAAGGCACTGTACGCAACAGACCCCCTTACAGGTTTGATAGTTGCTGCAGCGTTAATCCATCCTGATAAAAAGCTGGCATCCATAGATACCCAGTTTGTCCTTAACCGTTTTGGTGAAAAATCCTTTGCCAGAGGTGCCAACAGAGAACAGATAGCTTCATGCACGGATATAGGACTGGAGCTGGAAGAGTTTGTAGACCTTGGCTTGAAGGCAATGAAGGATATTTCAGATGAATTAGGATTGTAA
- a CDS encoding carbon-nitrogen hydrolase family protein: MKVASIEWQKSEWEKISKREILIQKIEEYLEKAVEVQADVVVFPGFTGCFYQQISQLKSGLQELKKEIDSGEYIEQIRNLSMKYEIILCPGSYWEKDGQRIYHTSIIILNGKILLKQRQIYLARWERNLGLSRGVVINLEQIKGWKVGIVMSTDVFYPQVSRMLALMGADLVLSPVGFIGERNQALQISGMWQNVQQNSFFAVESGFNGFLGGMDFWGESMVHAPLAMTEAEDGWLARSKGQQDLVAAELDNDLRSEAISRFDVLSQLNPEFYRRMKIFGGRS, from the coding sequence ATGAAGGTAGCCTCGATAGAATGGCAGAAAAGTGAATGGGAGAAAATAAGCAAAAGGGAAATTTTGATTCAAAAGATAGAGGAATATCTGGAAAAAGCCGTTGAAGTTCAGGCTGATGTAGTAGTGTTTCCGGGATTTACCGGTTGTTTTTATCAGCAGATAAGTCAGCTTAAAAGCGGCCTGCAGGAGCTAAAAAAGGAAATAGATTCCGGTGAATATATCGAACAGATAAGAAATTTATCTATGAAATATGAAATAATCCTTTGTCCGGGAAGCTACTGGGAAAAGGACGGGCAGAGAATCTATCATACCTCAATCATTATATTAAATGGAAAGATTCTTTTGAAACAGCGTCAGATCTACCTTGCCAGATGGGAACGTAACCTGGGCCTTTCCAGAGGGGTAGTAATTAATTTGGAACAGATAAAAGGCTGGAAGGTTGGTATCGTAATGTCAACCGATGTGTTTTACCCCCAGGTATCCAGGATGCTTGCCCTTATGGGAGCGGATCTTGTTTTATCCCCTGTAGGATTTATAGGTGAAAGGAATCAGGCATTACAAATTAGCGGCATGTGGCAGAATGTGCAGCAGAATTCGTTTTTTGCTGTAGAGAGCGGGTTTAACGGTTTTTTAGGGGGAATGGATTTCTGGGGAGAGTCTATGGTTCATGCGCCGCTGGCCATGACAGAAGCGGAGGACGGATGGCTTGCAAGAAGCAAAGGTCAACAGGATTTAGTTGCAGCAGAACTGGATAATGACCTGAGGTCAGAAGCAATTTCCCGGTTTGATGTATTATCCCAGTTGAACCCTGAATTTTACAGGCGGATGAAGATCTTTGGAGGAAGGTCATGA
- a CDS encoding NAD(P)H-dependent flavin oxidoreductase: MKLKALKIGNLTAPIPIVQGAMAVRISTAPLAAAVAQQGGIGVIAGTGMRIDELRREIRKAREMAKGIIGVNVLFAVREFAKLVLAAIEEGIDLVFSGAGFSRDMFSWGRDKNVPIVPIVSSDRLAKLAEKMGASAVVVEGKEAGGHLGTERSVWDIIPEVKGAVKIPVIAAGGIIEGRDVVEAVKLGADGVQMGTRFAASVESNASEAFKKLYVDSKREDVVLIKSPVGLPGRGLRSPFIDRLESDLGLPIENCVGCLKRCSRDFCIMDALVNACRDGDFNKALIFSGENVYKISEILPVKEIFRRLLKEIESC, encoded by the coding sequence GTGAAATTAAAAGCTTTAAAGATAGGTAATCTTACAGCACCAATTCCGATTGTTCAGGGGGCCATGGCTGTGCGGATCTCTACAGCTCCACTTGCAGCTGCTGTGGCTCAGCAGGGAGGAATCGGCGTAATAGCCGGGACAGGTATGAGAATTGATGAACTGCGCCGGGAAATCAGGAAGGCCAGGGAAATGGCTAAAGGTATTATTGGAGTCAATGTCCTTTTTGCTGTAAGAGAATTTGCGAAACTGGTTTTGGCAGCAATTGAAGAGGGGATAGACCTGGTATTTTCAGGAGCCGGGTTTTCGCGGGATATGTTTTCATGGGGTAGGGATAAGAATGTGCCTATCGTTCCGATAGTTTCCTCAGATAGGTTAGCCAAATTAGCTGAGAAGATGGGGGCATCTGCCGTTGTAGTTGAGGGGAAAGAAGCGGGAGGCCACCTGGGAACCGAACGTTCAGTATGGGATATCATTCCCGAAGTGAAAGGGGCTGTGAAGATACCGGTTATTGCTGCCGGAGGAATAATTGAAGGCAGAGATGTAGTCGAAGCAGTAAAATTAGGAGCTGACGGCGTACAGATGGGAACCCGTTTTGCAGCAAGTGTTGAGTCTAATGCTTCTGAAGCTTTTAAAAAACTGTATGTTGATTCAAAGAGGGAAGATGTGGTTTTGATAAAGAGCCCTGTCGGATTACCGGGAAGAGGGCTGAGAAGCCCCTTCATTGATAGACTTGAATCGGATTTAGGTCTGCCTATAGAGAATTGTGTGGGGTGCTTAAAGAGGTGTTCCCGGGATTTTTGTATAATGGATGCTTTAGTAAATGCATGTAGGGATGGTGACTTTAACAAAGCCCTTATATTTTCAGGGGAAAATGTATACAAAATTTCTGAGATTTTGCCTGTAAAAGAAATTTTCCGGAGGCTGTTAAAGGAAATTGAAAGTTGCTAA
- the rnr gene encoding ribonuclease R: MTTQEKIQHFMRENAYKPLTLEELISVFGIKEYEVKDFVKIIDEMEKMGSIVKTRRGRYGVPERMNLVVGRLQGHQKGYGFIIPDNPEMPDVFIPVEGLNGAMHNDRVIARISRKEGVDRKPEGEIIRILERANKRLVGTFEKNKYFGFVIPDDPRIYHDVFIPKDEMSGAKNGHKVVVEILQWPEKRRNPEGRIVEILGSKDKPGVDIVSIIKKYDLPEEFPHEVIRQSEKIPDEIRQVDLKGRLDLRNYRMVTIDGEDAKDLDDAVSIEMLENGHYLLGVHIADVSYYVWENTPLDLEARKRGCSVYLVDRVIPMLPPKLSNKICSLNPGVDRLAMSVFIELDTRGKVRKYDIKPSIIRTSERMTYTDVTKILEEGDSKLIKRYDYLIEDFKKMKELCLILTEKRKKRGSIDFNLYESKVIMDDNGKPVEIKKEERTISHRIIEEFMLACNEVIAEHMYWLNMPFVYRVHEEPDPEKILLLREFLHNLGYTVKGIRDIHPKTLQDILTKVKGKKEEKVINMMLLRSLKKARYSEYNLGHFGLAAEYYSHFTSPIRRYPDLVIHRILREHLEGKMTPERQNHFNKILSNIAKTSSERERLAEEAERESVELKKVEYMLDRVGEEFNGIISGIASFGMFVELENTVEGLVHVSNMLDDYYHFIEKNLTFQGERTRKSYRIGDPVRVRVLKVNKESREIDFELAE; encoded by the coding sequence TTGACTACACAAGAAAAGATACAACACTTTATGAGGGAAAATGCCTATAAACCATTAACCCTTGAAGAGCTTATCTCGGTTTTTGGGATTAAAGAGTATGAAGTAAAAGATTTCGTAAAGATAATCGATGAAATGGAGAAAATGGGTTCAATAGTTAAAACCCGTCGGGGCCGCTACGGTGTTCCTGAAAGAATGAACCTGGTGGTGGGAAGGCTCCAGGGTCATCAAAAGGGATACGGTTTTATCATTCCCGATAACCCTGAAATGCCTGATGTTTTTATCCCTGTTGAGGGGTTAAACGGGGCCATGCATAATGACCGGGTTATTGCCCGGATTTCGAGAAAAGAAGGTGTTGATAGGAAACCCGAAGGAGAGATAATTCGAATCCTCGAGAGGGCTAATAAAAGGTTGGTTGGGACCTTTGAAAAAAACAAATATTTCGGTTTTGTTATACCTGACGACCCGAGAATATATCATGATGTGTTTATTCCGAAAGATGAGATGAGCGGTGCAAAAAACGGGCATAAGGTTGTGGTAGAGATACTGCAGTGGCCCGAAAAACGCAGAAACCCTGAGGGAAGGATTGTAGAAATCCTCGGAAGCAAGGATAAACCCGGTGTTGATATAGTTTCAATTATAAAGAAATATGACCTCCCGGAGGAATTTCCCCATGAAGTGATTCGCCAGTCTGAAAAAATCCCCGATGAGATAAGACAGGTGGATCTGAAGGGGAGGTTAGACCTTCGCAATTACCGAATGGTGACCATAGATGGGGAGGATGCTAAAGACCTGGATGATGCGGTATCAATAGAAATGCTGGAAAACGGCCATTACCTCCTGGGGGTCCATATTGCCGATGTTAGTTATTATGTGTGGGAAAACACCCCTCTGGACCTGGAAGCCAGGAAAAGGGGGTGCAGCGTTTATCTGGTTGACAGGGTAATCCCGATGCTTCCTCCTAAATTATCCAATAAGATCTGCAGTCTTAATCCGGGTGTTGACCGCCTGGCTATGAGCGTATTTATCGAATTGGATACTAGAGGAAAGGTTAGAAAGTATGACATTAAGCCCAGCATAATAAGAACATCAGAAAGAATGACCTATACAGACGTTACAAAGATTCTGGAAGAAGGTGACTCAAAGCTTATCAAGAGATATGATTATCTGATTGAAGACTTTAAAAAAATGAAGGAACTGTGTTTAATATTAACGGAAAAGAGGAAAAAAAGGGGAAGCATTGATTTTAACCTTTATGAATCTAAGGTTATCATGGATGATAACGGGAAACCCGTTGAAATTAAAAAGGAAGAAAGAACCATATCCCATCGGATTATAGAAGAATTTATGCTTGCGTGTAATGAGGTAATTGCAGAGCATATGTACTGGCTAAATATGCCTTTCGTCTATAGAGTCCATGAAGAACCCGATCCTGAAAAAATCTTATTATTAAGGGAGTTTCTCCACAATTTGGGATATACCGTAAAAGGCATAAGGGATATTCATCCCAAAACCCTTCAGGATATCCTGACTAAGGTTAAGGGCAAAAAAGAGGAAAAGGTTATTAACATGATGCTTCTGAGGTCACTGAAAAAGGCCAGGTATTCGGAATACAATCTGGGGCACTTTGGCCTTGCAGCCGAATACTATTCCCATTTTACATCACCTATCAGGAGGTATCCCGACCTGGTAATTCACAGGATATTAAGGGAACACCTTGAAGGCAAAATGACACCTGAGAGACAGAATCATTTCAATAAGATATTAAGCAATATAGCAAAAACCTCTTCAGAGAGGGAACGTTTGGCGGAGGAGGCGGAACGGGAAAGCGTTGAATTGAAAAAGGTAGAATATATGCTGGACAGGGTAGGAGAGGAATTCAACGGGATAATTTCGGGCATTGCTTCCTTTGGGATGTTTGTAGAACTGGAAAATACCGTAGAAGGCCTGGTCCATGTCAGCAATATGCTTGATGATTATTATCATTTTATAGAAAAAAATCTGACCTTTCAGGGGGAGAGGACCAGGAAAAGTTATAGAATAGGTGACCCCGTCAGGGTAAGGGTGCTTAAGGTTAATAAGGAATCAAGAGAGATTGATTTCGAGCTGGCAGAATAG
- a CDS encoding MFS transporter — protein sequence MEGRKRFILLMYSLGYLGISIFVQTTVKWYQYFYAPPETNQGGLKVLVPLGFVGFAMIVARIFDSIADPLVAYYSDISKNKRGRRIPFILYGSFPLTLTFILIWFPPVGRESIWNFVYLTVMLSLFFIFFTIVVAPYLALIPEITRTREERINLTMMQGITQVLGVMAAEAGSGIIIRFSGFKTMGITLGLIALGTILLTPLFIKEEPVRETTKRPAGMFSSLKMTLSNRNFIYYLISYLTIWFGINTLTIAMPYISEILLKIPPESSGFLIAGAFVIAVVFSPLLPRITLKYGKKNVMIMTSIMFGFILISTGFFGTLFGQITATVIVLIAGIPLSATFVVPNAIVADIAEWDGIEKGQQREGMFFGTQGLIIKIVIGLSSFVTPLVFKTFGYTMANPLGLQLCGPISGVLVLTGIIFMTRYSLPEE from the coding sequence ATGGAAGGTAGGAAAAGGTTTATTTTATTAATGTATTCCCTGGGATATCTGGGAATATCCATTTTCGTGCAGACCACCGTAAAGTGGTATCAGTATTTTTATGCTCCACCTGAAACCAACCAGGGGGGGTTAAAAGTTTTAGTTCCCCTGGGATTTGTTGGTTTTGCCATGATTGTTGCCAGGATATTTGACAGTATAGCCGATCCCCTTGTAGCTTATTATTCCGATATAAGCAAGAATAAAAGGGGAAGAAGGATACCTTTTATCCTGTACGGTTCATTTCCTTTAACCCTCACCTTTATCCTCATATGGTTTCCACCTGTCGGAAGGGAGTCTATCTGGAATTTTGTTTACTTAACCGTTATGCTCAGCCTGTTTTTTATATTTTTTACTATTGTTGTTGCCCCGTATCTTGCTTTAATCCCGGAGATAACCAGAACCAGGGAAGAGCGGATTAATTTAACCATGATGCAGGGAATTACTCAGGTTTTAGGGGTTATGGCTGCAGAAGCGGGTTCAGGAATTATTATCAGATTTTCAGGTTTCAAAACCATGGGCATTACCCTAGGCCTCATAGCTTTAGGTACCATCCTTTTAACACCCCTATTTATCAAGGAAGAACCCGTAAGGGAAACTACAAAAAGACCTGCAGGGATGTTTTCTTCGCTAAAGATGACTTTAAGTAACAGGAATTTTATTTATTACCTCATATCATACCTGACCATCTGGTTCGGCATAAATACGTTAACCATTGCAATGCCTTATATCAGTGAGATTCTTTTAAAGATACCACCGGAAAGTTCAGGGTTTTTAATTGCTGGTGCTTTTGTTATCGCCGTTGTGTTCAGCCCTCTTTTGCCTAGAATAACCCTGAAGTACGGAAAAAAGAACGTAATGATCATGACATCCATCATGTTTGGATTTATTCTGATCAGCACGGGTTTTTTCGGTACCCTGTTTGGTCAGATTACCGCAACCGTTATCGTTCTTATAGCAGGTATCCCATTATCGGCTACATTTGTAGTTCCTAATGCTATAGTTGCCGATATTGCCGAATGGGACGGCATAGAAAAAGGTCAGCAAAGGGAGGGGATGTTTTTCGGCACCCAGGGCCTGATTATTAAAATTGTAATCGGTCTTTCCTCCTTTGTAACGCCCCTTGTGTTCAAAACCTTTGGTTATACCATGGCCAATCCTTTAGGGTTGCAGTTGTGCGGACCAATATCTGGAGTTCTGGTTTTAACCGGTATAATCTTTATGACAAGGTATTCACTACCAGAAGAGTAA